One Oryzomonas sagensis DNA segment encodes these proteins:
- the wecB gene encoding non-hydrolyzing UDP-N-acetylglucosamine 2-epimerase: protein MKKMKVMTIVGTRPEIIRLSRVMTCLDQYGDHVLVHTGQNYDYELNEIFFHDLEVRKPDHFLNAAGANAAETIGQMIIKVDQLLEQEKPEAVLILGDTNSCLAAIPAKRRKIPIFHMEAGNRCFDQRVPEETNRKIVDHISDINMTYSSIAREYLLREGLPPDRIIKTGSPMFEVLNHYMIKIDASDVLSRLGLTPQEYFVVSAHREENIDSEINLVKLAAILNGVAEHYDKRIIVSTHPRTRNRIESRGLIFHKKVELLKPLGFMDYVHLQKHAYAVLSDSGTITEESSILNFPALNIREAHERPEGMEEASVMMVGLEFERVMQGLAVLEDQQRGSDRTLCQVGDYSMPNVSDKVVRIIVSYTDYVNRVVWKK, encoded by the coding sequence ATGAAGAAAATGAAAGTGATGACTATTGTCGGTACGCGCCCGGAGATCATCCGCCTTTCCCGCGTCATGACCTGTCTCGATCAATATGGCGATCACGTTCTGGTGCATACCGGCCAGAACTATGACTATGAGCTGAATGAAATTTTCTTCCATGACTTGGAAGTGCGAAAGCCGGACCATTTCCTAAATGCGGCCGGGGCAAATGCTGCCGAAACAATCGGTCAGATGATCATCAAGGTAGATCAGTTGCTGGAACAGGAAAAACCGGAAGCAGTCCTAATACTGGGTGATACCAACAGTTGTCTGGCAGCCATCCCGGCCAAACGTCGAAAGATTCCCATCTTCCACATGGAGGCTGGTAATCGTTGTTTTGATCAACGTGTTCCGGAAGAGACCAACCGCAAGATTGTCGACCATATTAGCGATATCAACATGACCTACAGTTCGATTGCCCGTGAATATCTACTGAGAGAGGGGTTACCACCGGACAGGATTATCAAGACAGGCAGCCCGATGTTCGAGGTATTGAATCACTATATGATAAAAATTGATGCATCTGATGTGCTGTCCCGGTTGGGGCTGACTCCGCAGGAATATTTTGTAGTAAGTGCCCACCGTGAAGAAAACATTGATTCTGAAATAAATCTGGTTAAGCTTGCAGCGATACTGAACGGTGTTGCGGAGCATTACGACAAAAGAATCATCGTTTCCACACATCCTCGAACAAGAAATCGAATTGAGTCAAGGGGGTTGATTTTTCATAAAAAGGTCGAGTTATTAAAACCACTCGGTTTTATGGATTATGTGCATCTGCAAAAACATGCGTACGCCGTCTTGTCTGACAGTGGTACGATAACGGAAGAATCGTCGATTCTCAATTTCCCTGCACTCAACATACGTGAAGCTCATGAGCGTCCTGAAGGGATGGAAGAGGCATCCGTAATGATGGTTGGGCTAGAGTTTGAACGTGTTATGCAAGGGCTCGCCGTGCTTGAGGACCAGCAACGTGGATCGGATAGAACACTATGCCAGGTCGGCGACTATTCCATGCCCAATGTTTCGGACAAGGTAGTGAGAATTATTGTAAGTTACACCGACTATGTAAATCGTGTAGTTTGGAAAAAATAG
- a CDS encoding glycosyltransferase family 4 protein, translated as MHILVVTQYFWPENFRINDLVSGLIGRGHRVTVLTGIPNYPEGKYYDGYGPFQKHEQEYAGARVVRVPILSRGKGRGFRLTLNYLSFVISACLLGPLRCRNNYDLIFVFGLSPITLVLPALFFKKIHKIPLMLWVQDLWPESLIAAGAVSSPAVIGMVGRLVKLIYNRCDRILITSRAFVSSIIQYVNDNGQICYLPQYAEDVYHVVNPFDNTPERLLIPEGFVVMFAGNIGAAQDFETIISAAAQLREYKDIHFVVLGDGRMRQWVEGEISRLQLSDTFHLLGRYPLESMPYFFSLADAMLVTLKKNPIFSLTIPAKIQSYLACGRPIIAALDGEGARIIEEAAAGYTCTTEDPTALAATILQTRNTLDDQRRLAGENGLKYYRTHFDRNMLIDRLELWMKQLVAENKKKSADL; from the coding sequence GTGCACATTCTTGTAGTTACTCAATACTTCTGGCCTGAAAATTTTAGGATAAATGATCTGGTTTCCGGCCTTATAGGGCGAGGCCATCGGGTAACCGTGTTAACAGGCATTCCTAACTATCCGGAAGGCAAATATTATGACGGCTATGGGCCATTTCAGAAGCATGAACAAGAATATGCTGGCGCCCGGGTGGTTCGCGTGCCGATACTCTCGAGAGGAAAGGGCAGAGGATTCCGGTTAACGTTGAATTATCTCTCTTTCGTAATCAGTGCGTGCCTTTTAGGCCCCTTACGTTGCCGGAATAATTATGATCTCATATTTGTTTTTGGGCTATCCCCCATAACCCTAGTGTTGCCAGCATTATTTTTCAAAAAAATACATAAAATTCCCCTAATGCTCTGGGTACAGGACCTCTGGCCGGAAAGTCTGATTGCGGCAGGGGCGGTTTCATCACCCGCAGTAATTGGCATGGTTGGCAGACTGGTTAAGCTTATTTATAACCGTTGTGATCGGATTTTGATAACCTCACGTGCATTTGTTTCCTCAATAATCCAATATGTTAACGATAATGGCCAGATTTGCTACCTCCCTCAGTACGCTGAAGACGTTTACCACGTTGTTAACCCCTTTGACAATACACCGGAACGCTTGTTAATACCGGAAGGCTTTGTCGTTATGTTCGCCGGAAATATCGGCGCAGCCCAGGATTTCGAAACAATAATCTCTGCAGCAGCACAATTGAGAGAGTATAAGGATATTCACTTCGTAGTCCTTGGCGATGGACGAATGCGTCAATGGGTTGAAGGTGAAATATCAAGATTACAACTTTCTGACACCTTTCACTTGTTAGGACGTTATCCCCTAGAATCCATGCCATACTTTTTTTCACTGGCTGATGCGATGCTGGTAACACTTAAGAAAAATCCTATTTTTTCTCTTACAATTCCAGCAAAGATCCAATCATATCTCGCGTGCGGCAGGCCTATCATAGCCGCCCTTGATGGTGAAGGCGCAAGAATAATTGAAGAGGCTGCCGCAGGCTATACCTGTACCACGGAAGACCCTACTGCACTTGCTGCCACCATCCTGCAAACTCGGAATACCTTAGACGATCAACGGCGACTAGCGGGGGAAAACGGCCTGAAGTATTATCGAACTCATTTTGATAGGAACATGCTGATTGACCGTCTTGAACTGTGGATGAAACAACTGGTAGCTGAAAACAAGAAAAAAAGTGCCGATCTATGA
- a CDS encoding MraY family glycosyltransferase, producing the protein MTGCNDLSTILGGAFLLGLLGAWLTSHYAYRFGLLDIPNNRSSHELPTPRGGGIGILAALIVSALYLHVPTFFWLPAILLSLASFFDDRQGLSPRTRLILQFAASLAVLFPQLLAFPSSPVTSYLLLPVACLFMAGTANFYNFMDGINGIAGITGFVGFALLGIFAGLTTQAEPYRMLAFSLSAACLGFLPMNMPRARVFMGDVGSVLLGFMFAAFCILLSTSFGDFIVLAGCLFPFYADALTTLAVRWRDGDRLSLAHRRHLYQLFANQMNVPHWRVAVGYGILQLLVGSSMLALRKTGPIATIPLGLVLFGCWWSAMSRVRTRVEVK; encoded by the coding sequence GTGACTGGATGCAACGATCTCTCGACTATTTTAGGCGGTGCCTTTCTCCTTGGACTCCTCGGTGCATGGCTCACGTCGCATTATGCCTATCGCTTCGGCCTGCTGGACATCCCCAACAACCGAAGCTCCCATGAACTTCCCACGCCGCGTGGCGGCGGCATCGGTATCCTGGCGGCACTCATCGTATCGGCACTCTATCTGCACGTTCCAACATTTTTCTGGCTTCCGGCGATCCTCCTTTCGCTGGCAAGCTTTTTTGATGACCGGCAGGGTCTATCGCCGCGAACACGTTTGATTCTGCAATTTGCAGCGTCTCTCGCCGTGCTGTTCCCGCAGCTCCTTGCCTTTCCCTCCTCACCAGTCACCTCTTACCTGCTGTTACCCGTTGCATGCCTATTTATGGCCGGTACCGCCAATTTCTATAATTTTATGGACGGCATCAACGGCATCGCCGGCATAACCGGCTTCGTGGGCTTTGCACTTTTGGGCATATTTGCCGGTCTGACAACACAAGCAGAGCCCTACCGCATGCTGGCATTTTCACTCAGCGCCGCCTGCCTCGGTTTCCTTCCGATGAATATGCCGCGGGCCAGGGTTTTCATGGGAGATGTGGGCAGTGTGCTACTTGGCTTTATGTTTGCCGCATTTTGCATCTTGCTTTCGACATCCTTTGGCGATTTCATCGTGCTTGCCGGGTGCCTGTTTCCATTTTATGCCGACGCACTGACAACATTGGCGGTTCGGTGGCGCGACGGGGACCGTCTTTCCCTGGCCCACCGCAGACACCTCTATCAGTTGTTTGCAAATCAGATGAACGTCCCTCACTGGCGGGTCGCCGTCGGTTATGGTATACTGCAACTTTTGGTTGGCTCCAGCATGTTGGCCCTGCGAAAAACCGGCCCTATCGCTACAATTCCTTTGGGGCTTGTTCTTTTTGGGTGTTGGTGGTCGGCAATGTCGCGGGTACGCACCCGTGTGGAGGTTAAATAG
- a CDS encoding polysaccharide biosynthesis protein: MYNKRRIMVFLCDVFLVSTSLCLAFLLRFDFSIPPQELHLFRECLLVVLVVKPLVFISIGFYKSMWRYASLQDGIEIFKAVTLSSILSIFAVVFFRQFAPVPRSIFLLDWFLLLSFVAASRLLWRIYRESYVLGKNCEGPRTLIVGAGEAGSMLLKEIRRHPHTAYNVVGFVDDDPEKKGMKLHGIPVLGATRHLKALIRMNDVEDVIIAMPSAGGKIIREIVSSYQNAHVTFRTLPSIGELIDGKLSVSQIKKVDIEDLLGREPVVLDRGLIGNYLTGRHVLVTGAAGSIGSEICRQVAHFKPAKLIMLEQAETPLYKIEMELAANFPDLRLLPLIADVRDRDKVGAIFEEFAPDVVFHAAAYKHVPMMEYNPAQGVLNNIFGSKNVADAAHRHNVKNFVMISTDKAVNPTNVMGATKRAAEIYIQALSRISATKFTTVRFGNVLGSNGSVIPLFKEQIAKGGPVTVTDKRVIRYFMTIPEASQLVLQAGSLGTGSEILVLDMGDPVRIIDLAEELIHLSGLTPYEDIDIVFTGLRPGEKLFEELLLDGEGIMPTSHDKIKVLAPVQIALEPVVEQLEALYAAARSNDVIALMEGLRRLIPEFRPTYSFQGEAPAAFQRVRPDLFASTLTRNAKILPIRTS; encoded by the coding sequence ATGTACAATAAGCGCAGAATAATGGTGTTCCTGTGCGATGTTTTTCTCGTCAGCACCTCACTCTGCCTGGCATTCCTGCTCCGTTTCGATTTTTCCATTCCGCCCCAGGAACTCCACCTCTTCCGGGAGTGTCTGCTCGTCGTGCTGGTAGTCAAACCGCTGGTTTTCATCTCCATCGGCTTCTATAAGAGCATGTGGCGCTACGCATCCCTGCAGGATGGCATTGAGATATTCAAAGCTGTCACCCTCTCCTCCATTCTTTCGATATTTGCGGTCGTCTTCTTCAGACAGTTCGCCCCGGTCCCCCGTTCCATTTTTCTGCTCGACTGGTTTCTGCTTCTTTCCTTTGTCGCCGCCAGCAGGCTTTTATGGCGCATCTATCGGGAAAGCTACGTCCTTGGCAAAAACTGCGAGGGGCCGCGCACCCTTATTGTTGGCGCCGGAGAGGCCGGCAGCATGCTGCTCAAGGAGATTCGGCGGCACCCCCACACGGCCTATAACGTGGTCGGCTTTGTTGACGACGATCCCGAGAAGAAAGGCATGAAGCTACACGGCATCCCGGTACTGGGAGCGACGAGACACCTGAAGGCCCTGATCCGCATGAATGATGTCGAAGACGTGATCATTGCCATGCCCTCGGCCGGCGGGAAGATAATCCGCGAGATCGTCAGCTCGTACCAGAATGCCCATGTGACGTTCAGGACCCTGCCCAGCATCGGCGAGTTGATTGACGGAAAACTTTCGGTATCCCAGATCAAGAAGGTGGATATCGAGGACCTGTTGGGGAGAGAGCCGGTTGTGCTGGACAGGGGGCTCATCGGCAACTACCTGACCGGCAGGCACGTTCTGGTTACCGGCGCGGCCGGAAGTATCGGCAGCGAAATATGCCGCCAGGTAGCACACTTCAAGCCGGCCAAACTTATCATGCTCGAACAGGCGGAGACTCCGCTTTACAAGATCGAAATGGAGCTTGCCGCAAACTTTCCAGACCTACGGTTACTTCCGCTTATTGCCGATGTTCGGGACCGGGACAAGGTCGGGGCCATATTTGAGGAGTTCGCGCCCGACGTGGTGTTCCACGCCGCAGCGTACAAGCACGTGCCGATGATGGAATACAACCCGGCCCAGGGAGTGCTCAACAATATATTCGGTTCCAAGAATGTCGCCGACGCGGCCCACAGGCATAACGTCAAGAACTTTGTCATGATCTCCACCGACAAGGCGGTCAACCCGACCAACGTGATGGGGGCCACCAAGAGGGCTGCTGAGATCTACATCCAGGCGCTCTCCCGCATCAGCGCCACCAAGTTCACAACGGTCCGCTTCGGCAACGTGCTGGGGAGCAATGGGAGTGTGATCCCGCTCTTCAAGGAGCAGATTGCCAAAGGCGGCCCGGTGACCGTTACCGATAAGCGGGTGATTCGCTATTTTATGACCATCCCCGAAGCCAGTCAGCTTGTCCTGCAGGCCGGCAGTCTGGGGACCGGCAGCGAAATTCTGGTGCTGGACATGGGCGATCCGGTCCGCATCATTGACCTGGCCGAAGAGTTAATCCACTTGTCGGGGCTTACGCCGTACGAGGACATCGACATCGTTTTTACCGGCTTGCGGCCGGGCGAAAAACTGTTTGAGGAACTGCTCTTGGATGGTGAGGGCATCATGCCGACCTCGCATGACAAAATCAAAGTGCTTGCGCCGGTGCAGATCGCCCTTGAGCCGGTTGTAGAACAATTGGAAGCACTCTATGCCGCAGCCCGTTCCAATGACGTTATTGCTTTAATGGAAGGGTTGAGACGGTTAATCCCCGAGTTCCGCCCCACGTATTCGTTCCAAGGAGAGGCCCCAGCGGCATTTCAGAGGGTGCGCCCCGACCTGTTTGCATCCACTTTGACGAGGAATGCTAAAATTCTACCCATCAGGACGTCATAA
- a CDS encoding capsule assembly Wzi family protein, which translates to MLSAMATFLLVQLPATTCLAVSSANIPLDSPIYLYLEKLAGFGLITSDVKGLKPFSKAEAARQVMEAETNLESGGAGVPAFARELIDRTRELLPREVSLQKAPERKPQFVDLNPIASLRMRYVHLNGAPRNYVRPVHDPGDDGVFGFGSGLRPATPGLNIRQVGSEGTPLSENNDGAVYHQGSNLEVRWAAEGYVSDKMTGLLEPMVLASGTETTMRLNRGYLKVGGGALELELGKDENWLGLGYRGNITLTNNAENLTIAKLSSPEPFRVGWLSWLGDLKYALILSRLDKTVTDGQERRPWFYAIKLSSKPTDNLEIGLNLGRMQGGPGVNNSIRDWVNGLVGGTNADNSKANAGFEARYRIPWLRNTELYGEFSGCDAASFWPIVESYVAGFFIPRLTAEGRDDFRFEFFQGNQILYTSGTFPAGFLYKGLPLGDSQGGATQDFFSRYSHWFGTRNNLALEYIYTNRGMIGRVQGQAIERKHAGRVFWTVPVYGDVDAQVEYGVEKVSNLNLVDGAQRTNQLFKMELRYRY; encoded by the coding sequence ATGCTCTCAGCGATGGCGACGTTCCTGTTAGTGCAATTGCCCGCTACAACCTGCCTGGCTGTTTCCTCCGCCAACATCCCCCTGGATAGCCCGATCTACCTCTACCTGGAAAAATTGGCCGGGTTCGGCCTGATCACCAGCGACGTGAAGGGGCTGAAACCCTTCAGCAAGGCCGAGGCTGCCCGCCAGGTGATGGAGGCGGAGACGAACCTGGAATCCGGCGGGGCCGGGGTGCCGGCCTTTGCCCGCGAGCTGATCGACCGCACCCGCGAACTGCTCCCGCGCGAGGTTTCCCTGCAAAAGGCCCCCGAACGCAAACCGCAATTTGTGGACCTCAACCCGATCGCATCACTCCGGATGCGCTACGTGCACCTGAACGGGGCGCCACGCAACTATGTCCGGCCGGTGCACGATCCGGGCGATGACGGCGTGTTCGGTTTCGGCTCGGGCCTGCGCCCGGCGACACCTGGGTTGAACATACGGCAGGTGGGGAGCGAAGGGACGCCGCTATCCGAGAACAATGACGGTGCGGTCTATCACCAGGGCAGCAACCTTGAAGTGCGCTGGGCGGCCGAGGGGTATGTGAGCGACAAGATGACCGGGCTGCTGGAGCCGATGGTGCTTGCCTCGGGGACAGAGACCACCATGCGGCTCAACCGGGGCTATCTCAAGGTCGGCGGGGGCGCTTTGGAGTTGGAACTCGGCAAGGATGAGAACTGGCTGGGACTGGGCTACCGCGGTAACATCACCCTGACCAACAATGCGGAAAACCTCACCATTGCCAAGCTTTCCAGCCCTGAGCCGTTTCGAGTCGGCTGGCTTTCGTGGCTCGGTGACCTGAAATATGCCTTGATCCTTTCCCGATTGGACAAGACCGTCACCGATGGACAGGAGCGCCGACCCTGGTTCTATGCCATAAAGCTCAGCTCCAAGCCGACCGATAACCTGGAAATCGGCTTAAACCTCGGCCGCATGCAGGGCGGTCCGGGGGTCAATAACAGCATCCGCGACTGGGTGAACGGCCTTGTCGGCGGCACGAACGCGGACAATTCCAAGGCCAACGCGGGGTTCGAGGCGCGCTACCGCATCCCCTGGCTGCGCAACACCGAATTGTACGGTGAATTCTCCGGTTGCGACGCCGCCTCCTTCTGGCCCATCGTGGAGAGCTACGTCGCCGGCTTCTTCATCCCGCGCCTGACCGCCGAAGGGCGGGACGATTTCCGCTTCGAATTCTTCCAGGGCAACCAGATACTCTACACGAGCGGCACCTTCCCGGCAGGCTTTCTCTACAAGGGACTGCCGCTGGGCGACTCACAGGGGGGCGCCACCCAGGATTTCTTCTCCCGCTACAGCCACTGGTTCGGCACGCGCAACAATCTCGCCCTCGAATACATCTACACCAACCGCGGTATGATCGGACGCGTACAGGGCCAAGCCATCGAGCGCAAGCATGCCGGGCGCGTCTTCTGGACCGTCCCGGTCTATGGCGACGTGGACGCCCAGGTGGAGTACGGCGTCGAGAAGGTCAGCAACCTGAATCTGGTGGACGGGGCGCAGCGGACGAACCAACTGTTCAAAATGGAGTTGCGCTATCGCTATTGA
- the gyrA gene encoding DNA gyrase subunit A yields the protein MSNDPTTPHNKISVNIEDEMKRSYMDYAMSVIIGRALPDVRDGLKPVHRRCLYAMYDMGNEYNKPYKKSARVVGDVIGKYHPHGDTAAYDTIVRMAQDFSLRYMLVEGQGNFGSVDGDSPAAMRYTEIRLRQLTHELLADLDKETVNMAPNYNDELLEPTVLPSKFPNLLVNGSAGIAVGMATNIPPHNLTEIIDGIIAVIHNPETSFEELLEIVPGPDFPTGATIYGRQGIRDAYATGRGIIQIRAKAHVEIQKKSERQSIVITEIPYQVNKSKLVSSIADMVKEKKIEGITDLRDESDREGMRIVIEVKRDENAEVLLNQLYKHTQLQTSFGIIMIAIVHNRPRVLTLREMMDCFIDHRREVVTRRTNFELKKALARAHILEGLKIALDWLDAVIELIRESKTPPEAKLGLMEGRFADPEYLKRLDLPRPAGYEGAVQLSDIQAQAILEMRLQRLTGLERDKIVAEYEEVLAFITRLREILASDAEILKIIVAELTEIRDKFGDPRRSEIVDKTADISLEDTIEDEEMVVTISHTGYIKRSAVDLYRSQRRGGKGKTGMKTKEEDFVEQLFIASTKDYLLCFTDAGRMYWLKVYEIPEGSRTTKGKAVVNLVNVAMDEKITTILPVKEFSEDTFLFMATRNGVVKKTPLIEYSNVRSGGIIAVKLDDGDRLISVALTDGSKDVFLASKNGKAIRFNEGDARSMGRVTRGVRGMNLSDDDRVIGMEIVDNTAVGSTIFTVCENGYGKRTDLDEYRDQSRGGKGIITIKTTERNGNVVNVMQVADDNDLMVITDNGKILRVPVSGFSVIGRNTQGVRLITTEEKEKVVAVAKLAEKEEDDLEDGTDASNEETE from the coding sequence ATGAGCAACGATCCCACCACGCCGCACAACAAGATATCCGTCAACATCGAAGACGAAATGAAACGCTCCTACATGGATTACGCCATGTCGGTCATCATCGGCCGCGCGCTGCCCGACGTGCGCGACGGACTCAAGCCGGTCCACCGGCGCTGTCTGTACGCCATGTACGACATGGGCAACGAATACAACAAGCCTTACAAGAAATCGGCCCGCGTGGTCGGCGACGTGATCGGCAAGTATCACCCCCACGGCGACACGGCCGCCTACGACACCATCGTCCGCATGGCCCAGGACTTCTCACTGCGCTACATGCTGGTCGAGGGCCAGGGCAACTTCGGTTCGGTGGACGGCGATTCCCCGGCGGCCATGCGCTACACCGAGATCCGCCTGCGCCAGCTTACCCACGAGCTCCTGGCCGACCTGGACAAAGAAACCGTCAACATGGCGCCCAACTACAACGACGAGTTGCTGGAGCCGACGGTCCTGCCCTCCAAGTTCCCCAACCTGCTGGTCAACGGCTCCGCCGGCATCGCCGTCGGCATGGCCACCAACATACCGCCCCACAACCTGACGGAGATCATCGACGGCATCATCGCCGTGATCCACAACCCGGAGACGAGCTTCGAGGAGTTGCTGGAGATTGTGCCCGGCCCCGATTTCCCCACCGGCGCGACCATCTACGGCCGCCAGGGGATCAGGGACGCCTACGCCACCGGCCGCGGCATCATCCAGATTCGCGCCAAGGCCCATGTGGAGATCCAGAAAAAATCGGAGCGCCAGTCGATCGTCATCACCGAGATCCCCTACCAGGTCAACAAGTCCAAGCTGGTCTCCAGCATCGCCGACATGGTCAAGGAGAAGAAGATCGAGGGGATCACCGATCTCCGCGACGAGTCGGACCGCGAGGGGATGCGCATCGTCATCGAGGTCAAACGGGACGAAAACGCCGAGGTGCTGCTGAACCAGCTCTACAAACACACCCAGTTGCAGACCTCCTTCGGCATCATCATGATCGCCATCGTCCACAACCGCCCCCGGGTGCTGACCCTGCGGGAGATGATGGACTGTTTCATCGATCACCGCCGCGAGGTGGTCACCCGCCGCACCAACTTCGAGTTGAAGAAGGCCCTGGCCCGGGCCCATATCCTGGAAGGCCTCAAGATCGCCCTGGACTGGCTGGACGCGGTCATCGAGCTGATCCGCGAGTCCAAGACCCCGCCCGAGGCCAAGCTGGGCTTGATGGAGGGACGATTCGCCGACCCGGAATACTTGAAACGCCTCGACCTGCCCCGGCCGGCCGGCTACGAGGGTGCGGTGCAGTTGAGCGATATCCAGGCCCAGGCCATCCTGGAGATGCGCCTGCAACGCCTGACCGGCCTGGAGCGGGACAAGATCGTCGCCGAATACGAGGAGGTGCTGGCCTTCATCACCCGCCTGCGGGAGATCCTGGCTTCCGACGCCGAGATCCTCAAGATCATCGTGGCCGAACTGACCGAGATCCGCGACAAATTCGGAGACCCGCGCCGCTCCGAGATCGTGGACAAGACCGCCGACATCTCCCTCGAAGACACCATCGAGGACGAGGAAATGGTGGTGACCATCTCCCATACCGGCTACATCAAGCGCAGCGCCGTGGACCTGTACCGCTCCCAGCGGCGCGGCGGCAAGGGCAAGACCGGCATGAAGACCAAGGAAGAGGATTTCGTCGAACAGCTCTTCATCGCCTCCACCAAGGACTACCTGCTCTGCTTTACCGATGCCGGCCGCATGTATTGGCTCAAGGTCTATGAGATCCCCGAGGGAAGCCGCACCACCAAGGGCAAGGCGGTGGTCAACCTGGTGAATGTGGCCATGGACGAGAAGATCACCACCATCCTGCCGGTCAAGGAGTTCAGCGAAGACACCTTCCTGTTCATGGCCACCCGTAACGGCGTGGTCAAGAAGACGCCGCTGATCGAGTACTCCAACGTGCGCAGCGGCGGCATCATCGCCGTCAAGTTGGACGACGGCGACCGCCTGATCTCCGTGGCCCTGACCGACGGCAGCAAGGATGTCTTCCTGGCATCCAAGAACGGCAAGGCTATCCGCTTCAACGAAGGGGATGCCCGCTCCATGGGGCGCGTCACCCGGGGCGTGCGCGGCATGAACCTGTCCGACGACGACCGGGTGATCGGCATGGAGATCGTGGACAACACCGCCGTCGGCTCCACCATCTTCACGGTCTGCGAAAACGGCTACGGCAAGCGCACCGACCTGGACGAGTACCGCGACCAGAGCCGGGGCGGCAAGGGGATCATCACCATCAAGACCACCGAGCGCAACGGCAACGTGGTCAACGTCATGCAGGTAGCCGACGACAACGACCTGATGGTCATCACCGACAACGGCAAGATCCTGCGGGTTCCGGTCTCCGGCTTCTCGGTGATCGGCCGCAACACTCAGGGGGTGCGCCTGATCACCACCGAGGAGAAGGAAAAGGTCGTGGCCGTGGCCAAACTGGCCGAAAAGGAAGAGGACGATCTCGAGGACGGGACGGACGCAAGCAACGAGGAAACCGAGTAA